The DNA sequence GGTGTCGCTCGTCGCCATTCTCGACGCGGACAAGCCGGGGTTCTTGCGCAGCGAGCGGGCGCTGATCCAGACCATCGGGCGGGCGGCGCGCAACCTGAACGGCGAGGTTGTGCTGTACGCCGACGAGATGACGCCCGCGATGAGAAGCGCGATGGACGAGACGGCCCGCCGCCGCGAGAAGCAGATCGCGTACAACGAGGCGCACGGCATCACGCCCACCACGGTCGTCAAGGGAGTGCGCAACGTGATTCGCGGGGAGGAAACGCCCGACGAGATCAGTTCCGAGAGCGTCGGCGACGACCGTGACGCCCTGACCGCCCAGCTCACCGAACTCGAACTCGACATGTGGCAGGCGTCCGAGGACCTCGACTTCGAGCGGGCCGCGAGCCTGCGTGACCAGATTCGCGCCATCGAGGCGAGACTTCAGGGCAAGGAGTTCAAGCAGGCGACGGTGCCGGGACAGAAGGTGCGCAGGAAGGGGCGGCGGTAGGACCACAGACCACCCGCAAGCCCACGGGGCCACTCCATCCCACCGGAGCGGCCCCGTGTTCTGCCTGACGTTCAGTGCAAGACCCGCCCTCCCTCCTCCGCCCCGTCCACCTCGCGCCGCTGCGCCGGAAGCACGAGGTTGGCGACGATCCCGACGACGGCGGCGAGGGCCATGCCGGAAAGCGTCAGGGTCGTCCCGCCCACCGCGATGGGAAAGGCCGCCCCGCCCAGCCCCAGCACCAGGATCAGGCTGACCACGATCAGGTTGCGCGAGTGCGCGAAGTCGATCCGCGCCTCGGCCAGGGTGCGGATGCCCACGGAAGCGATCATCCCGAAAAGGAGGATGGACACGCCGCCCAGCACACCCGCTGGCAGACTCTGCAACACGGCGGCGAGCTTGGGCGAGCAGCCGAAGAGGATGGCGAACACGGCCCCGATCCGCAGCACGGCGGGGTCATAGACGCGGGTGAGGGCCAGCACGCCCGTGTTCTCCGCGTAGGTGGTCGCCGCCGGGCCGCCGAGCGCGGCGCTGCTCATGTTGGCGATGCCGTCCGCGAAGAGGGTGCGGCTGAGCCCCGGGTTTTGCAGGAAGTTCTGCCCGACCACCCGCCCGTTGACGATCACGTCCCCCACATGCTCGATAAAGGTCACGACGGCGACCGGCGCGATGATGGCGACCGCCCGCCAGTCGAGGGTCGGGGCGTGGAAGTCCGGCAGGCCGAGCGGGGGCGCGGCGCGGATGGCCGCGAGGGCGTCCGGGGTCACCTGCCCGGCGGCGAGCGCGACGAGGTACCCGACGACCACGCCGACCAGAATCGGGATCATGCGGAAAAGGCCGCGCCCGAACACGCTGGCGACCACGGCGGCGAGGAGGGTGGCGAGGGCCAGCCACCAGTTCGTCTTCGCCTGGCCCACCGCCACGTTCGACAGCCCCAACCCGATCACGATGATGACGGGGCCGGTGACGACGGGCGGGAACACCTGCAAGAGGCGGTTCGTGCCAAACCACTTCACCAGCCCGCTGAAGAGCAGGTACATCGCCCCGGCGGCGATCAGCCCGCCCGCCGCCGCACCCGGCCCGAATTCCCTGACGACCAGGGTGGTGGGCGCGATAAAGGCGAAGCTCGACCCCAGGAAGATGGGCACCCGCCCGCCCGTGAGGAGGTGGAAGATCAGGGTGGCGACCCCCGCGCCGAAGAGGGCCACGCTGGGCGAGAGGCCGACGAGGATGGGCACGAGGACGGTCGCGCCGAACATGGCGATGGAATGCTGGAGGCCCAGCACGAGGCGGCGCTCCGGGCGAGTCGGCGCGGAGGGCGGGGCGGGGTCGGCAGTCTGGGTCATGGGGCCTCCAGTGGGCGAGCATAGCCCCTGCCGATTCGGGGCAGAGGCGGGCGGGCTGGACGTGAGGCCGGGCACCGCGACCCCGGGCACGCTACGCTGGCGGGCATGACGGGCATCAATCCCAAGGGGGACCTGATCGCGCGCCTCGCGGCGCTGGGGCTGGGCACGCCGACCTTCGACGCCACCTCGGAGGGCCCGCCCCACGACCTCACCTTCCACGCGACGGTGACGGCGGCGGGCCGCGTGCTGGGCGAGGGCGAGGGCCGCAGCAAACGCGAGGCCGAGCGCGCGGCGGCGGAGGCGGCCCTGGCGGCGCTGGACGCCGGGCCGGGAACAGCGGAGGGAAGCGGCGCGTGGCCCATCTACGCCCCCGTCCTCGCCGAGGCGCTGGAGGTGGCCCTCGAACTCGCGGACGATGACGCCGCGCTCGACGACGTGCGCCGCGAGGCCGCCCGCCTCTACCGCGACCTCCTCGCCGACCTCGGGCACGGGCCGGGGGAAGGGTGAGCCTCAAGCTCCCCACCCGCCCGGCGGGCGTCCTGTTCGACATGGACGGCGTGCTCATGAGCAACAACCCCTGGCACCGTCAGGCCTGGCAGGAGGTCGCCGCCGAGTTGCTCGGCCTGACGCTCAGCCCCCACGACCTCGACACCAAGGTGGACGGCGGGCGCAACCCCGAGATCATCGAGCGGCTGACCGGAAAGGCACCCGACGCGGACCTGGCGATGCGTTTCCACGTCGCCAAGGAGACCCGTTACCGGGACCTGGCGCGCGGGCAGCTCCGGGAAGTCGCGGGCCTGGGCGAGTACCTGAACGCGCTGGAGGAGCGCGGCGTCCCCTTCGCCCTCGTCACCAGCGCGGACGCCGTGAACGTCGAGTTCGGCATGGAGGCGCTGGGCGTCGGGCACCGCTTCGGGCCGCGCGTGCTGGGCGAACACGTCACGCGCGGCAAGCCCCACCCCGAGCCCTTCGAGCGGGGGGCGGCGCTGCTCGGCCTCGATCCTAAAGACTGCCTCGCCCACGAGGACGCGGTGAATGGGGTCAGGAGCGCGGCGGGCGCGGGCTGCACGGTCGTGGCGCTGACGACGACGGCTTCCTCCGAGGTCCTGCTCGCGGCGGGGGCGACGGTGACCGTTCCCGACTTCACCCGCTGGCGCGAATGGCTGGCTTGAAGGTCCAGCTTTGAAGGGCGCCGACGCCGAGGACCGGGCCGCCGCGTATCTGCAAGCCCTGGGGCGGGAGGTCGTGGCCCGCAACTACCGTATGCCGGGTGGGGAGATCGACCTGATCACCCGCGAGGGCGAGACGCTCGTCTTCACCGAGGTCCGGCAGCGGAAGAACGCCCGCTTCGGGGGCGCCGCCGAGAGCGTCACCGCGCGCAAGCTCGCCCTGATGCACCGCGCCGCCCTGACCTACCTCACCCGCGAGCATGGCCGCGACGACCTCCCCTGCCGCCTGGAGGTGCTGACCATCGACGGCGCGGCGCAGACGGGGAGGGTCACGCTGATCCCGCTGGACGGCGCGTAGCCGGGGCTACCAGTTCACCATCGAGTCCCGGAGAATCTGCGCCAGATCGTCTCCACTCGGAACCTTCGGCGCGACGGCGAGGAGGCGCTGCTGCTTGAGGGCCCCCTCTACCAGCGCGGGGATGTCGGCCTCGGCGTACCCGAGTTCGCGCACGCCGCTCGGCGCCCCCACGTCGCGCATCAGCGAGATCAGGGCGTTCGGCAACGCTTCCCGGTCGTCCGGGCTGTACGCCTCGCCCGTCAGGAAACTCGCGGCCCGCACGTGCTTTTCCGGATCGGCGTCGAAGGTGAAGCGGAAGGCGGCGGGGGCGGTCACGATCACGGAGAAGCCGTGGGGCACGAAGACCTTCCCGCCGGGGTAGCCGGGGTGGCGGTAGACGTGCCTGAGGCCCGCCAGCGGGTACGCGCACGCGTGCGGGATGTGGACGCCCGCCGAGCCGAAGCCGACCCCCGCCATCGTCGCGCTCAGCATCATGAAGCCGCGCGCCTCCACGTCGTCCGCGTCGTGAACAGCTCGGCGCAGGTACTCGCCCCCGTAGCGGATCGCCTGCGCGGACCAGAGGTCGGCGACCGGATTGCTCCCCTGATAGGGCGGGCGGTCGTCGGGACTACCGGGCCGGGGGCGGCTGGTGTACGGGCGGCCCAGGAAGCTCTCGGCAGCGTGGCACACCACGTCCAGCCCCGCCGAGGCGATGACGGCCCCCGGCGCCGAGCGGGTGAGTTCCGGGTCCACGATGGCCTGTGTCGGGCGCATGGTGCGGTGGCTGATGCCGGTCTTGATGCCCAGTTCCGGCAGGTCGAGGATCGCCACCGTCGTCGCCTCGGAGCCCGAGCCCGCGGTCGTCGGGAGGGCGAGGAGGGGGCGCAGGGGCGAGGGCGGTTTTCTGCCGCCGCCGACGGGCGGATTCACGTAGTCCATGATCTCGCCGCCGTGGGTGGTGAGGAGGTTGGCGACCTTCGCCGTGTCGATGGCGCTGCCCCCGCCGATGGCGACGAAACCGTCCGGGTTGGCCTCGCGCGCGGCCGCCACCGCCCGGTTTAACGCGTCCAGGCTCGGCTCGGTCTCCACGTCGTCCCACTCGATGAGATCGGCACCGGACGCGCGCAGGCTTTCCAGGATCGGACCGGCCACCCCCCGCACCCCCGGGTCCACCACCACGAAGGCGCGGCGCACGCCCAGGCGCGCGAGTTCCCACCCGGCGTCGTGCGCGGCGCCCGCCCCGAACTTCACGGGGGTGGCCTCGATGGTGAAGATCGTCTCGTGTTCGCCAGCCGTCATGCGTCACCTCCAGGCGGAGACAAACTCCAGCCAGATCGTCCTTTTGAAGTCCGGGCAGCCTAACACCCGCCCCGGCACGGCTCAACCGTGCGGCTGGACGCCCCCGGACGAGGCGTTAAGATGAGCCCCATTCCACAGGCAGGCACCCGAACGGGCGGCGAGCGTCCGTCCCCATCCCTTTCCCCAGGAGCGAATCCATGAGCGCACAGACCGTCACCGGACCCGTCGAGGCCGATCAACTCGGCCTGACCCTGCCCCATGAGCACGTGATCTTCGGCTACCCCGGCTACCAGGGGGACGTGACCCTCGGAGGCTTTGATCGGGAGGCCGTGCTGACCCAGTGCCTCCAGATGGCCGAGGCCGTCAAAGCGCGGGGCGTGAGGACCGTCGTGGACGCCACCCCGAACGAGTGCGGGCGCGATCCCCTGTTCCTGCGCGAGGTGAGCGAGCGCTCCGGCCTGAACATCCTCTGCTCCAGCGGCTACTACTACGAGGGGGAGGGCGGCACGACCTACTTCAAGTTCCGCTTCTCTCTGGGCGCGGGCGTGGAGGAGGTTTACGACATGATGCTCCGCGAGGTCACCGAGGGCATCGGGGGAACCGGCATCCGGGCGGGCGTCCTCAAGCTGGCGAGCAGCCGGGACGAGATCACCCCCTACGAGCGGGTCTTCTTCCAGGCGGCGGCCCGCGTGCAGCGCGAGACGGGCGTGCCCATCATCACCCACACGCAGGAGGGCACGCAGGGACCGCAGCAGGCCGAACTCCTGGTGGGCGAGGGCGCCGACCCGAACCGCGTCATGATCGGCCACATGGACGGCAACACCGACCCCGACTACCACCGGGAGACGCTGCGGCACGGGGTCAACATCGCCCTCGACCGTATCGGCCTCCAGGGCATCGTGGGGATGCCGCTCGACAGCGACCGGCTGCGGGTGCTGGAGGCGCTGCTGGGCGACGGATACGCCGACCGCATCCTGCTCTCGCACGACAGCATCTGGCACTGGCTGGGCCGCCCGATTCCCATGCCCGAGATGCTGCTGCCCGCCGTCAAGGACTGGCACCCGCTGCACCTCTTCGACGACATCCTGCCCGAACTGGAGCGCCGGGGCATCACCCGCGCGCAGATTGAACAGATGACGGTCGGGAACCCGGCGCGGGTGTTCGGCTAGCCGGGGACCGGAGGGTCAGTACGTGGGTGGGGCGTCCTGGCCGCCGCTTCCGTCCTCGCCGTTCTGGAAGAAGCCGTCGGGCGGCGGGGAGAAGTCGCCGGGGGTGCCTTCCTCACCGGGCGTGACCTCAGGCAACGGCTCGGGCTCGGTCGGCGGCAGCGCCTCGGGAGTTTCGGTGAGGCCCGGTTCGGAAAGCCCCTGCTCGACGCGCGGGTTCTCCTCGGGTTGGGGCTCGGGTTCCTCCGGGAAGGGCACATCCACCGGGGGGCCGCTGTCAAAGCCGCCCTGATCCCCGGTGAAGCTCTCGTCGGTGGGCGGCTCGCCGACGGGCACCTCCTCCTGGGGAACGGGTTCGACGGGCACCTCGACCACGGGCGGCTCGGTAACGATCTCGGGCTGGGGTTGGGGGGTCGGGGCCGTGTAGCGGTTGCGCCTGCCGAAGAAGCCGCCTCCCCCGCTCTCCTGACGGCCGCCGTCGTGGGCCACCTGCTCGGCATCCGCCTCCTCCTCGCGGAAGGCCATCTCGACCTGCCGCACCACCCGGTAGGTGACGCCGCCGGGCTCGCGGAAAGCCTGCCGGGACCGCCCGGCGAGAGCGCCCGAGACCGCCTGCTGCCAGACCGGGGTGGGAATCTCGCCGCTGTAGGCCCAGTTCGGGAGCGGCCCGCCCGCCTGCTTGCCGACCCAGACGGCGCCCGCGACCAGGGGCGTCACGCCCGCGAACCACAGGTCCTTCACGTCGTTCGTGGTGCCCGTCTTGCCGCCCACGTCCCAGCCGGGAATCTGCGCGCGGGTGGCGAGGCCGCCCTGGTATTCGGTGAGGTCGTTCACCACCCCCCGGATCATGTCCAGCCCCAGCCACGCCGTCCGCGCGTCCCAGACCCGTTTGGCCTGCGGCGTCGGGCGGGTGTAGAGCAGTTGGCCGCGCCCGTCCTCCACCCGCCGCACCAGGGAGGGCGCGTAGTAGAGCCCGCCGTTGGCGAACGTGGCGTATGCGGCGGCCATCTGAAGCGGGCTCGCCTCCAGCGTCCCGATGCTCAGGGGCAGGCCCGCGTTTGCGGGAGGATTGAGGCCCAGGTCGCGCAGCTTGGCCTCGAAGGTGTTCAGCCCGATCTCCTGCGCGATGCGGACGGTGGGGAGGTTGAGGCTGTGGTCGAGGGCGTAGCGCATCGTCACGTAGCGGCCCGTCCAGCGCCCGTCGTAGTTCTGCGGCTGGTAGTCGCCCACGATGGGAGAATCGAGCACCACGTCGCTCTGCTTCCAGCCCTTCTCCAGCGCGAGGGTGTACAGGAGCGGCTTGATCGAGCTGCCGACCTGCCGCCGCGCCTGGGTCGCGTTGTTCCAGTCGCCCGGGCGCCCGCCCGTGAGCTTTTGCCCGACGAGCGCGAGCGCCTCCCCATTCGCCGGGTTCACGAGCGCCATACCGAGGGTCGCGCCCTCCGGCAGCCGCGCGTTCAGGCTGGCCTGCTCGGCACTCTGCTGGGCCTGGAGGTCCATCCCGGTGAAGACCTTGCCGCCGCCATACAGCGCCTTGCGCCCGATCAGGGGGATCAGTTCGCGCTCGACCGCCTGGAGGTAGTGGAAGGCCGACTGCACGGGGGGCCGGGGCATGTTCTCCTGCAACCTCCCGGGCCGCTCCAGCACGGCGGAGCGCACGGTGCCGTCGCTGTTCCAGCCGATGCGCCAGCCCGCCGGGTAGATCGGCGTGCGCCACGCGACGTTCGCCTGCCCGCGGGTCACCCGCCCGTCCTCCACCATGCGGTCGAGGAGGTCGCGCATCAGGGGCCGGTACGCCTTGAAATCCTTGTACCGCTTGTTGGGCGCGGGCACCAGGGTCGTGAGGTACACGCTCTCGGCGAGGTTGAGGTCCGAGGCACTCTTCTTGAAGTACGCCCGCGCGGCGGTCTCGGCCCCCACGATGTCGCTGCGGCCCCCGTCGCCCCAGTAGATGACGTTCAGATACGCGTTCAGAATCTGCTGTTTGTTGAAGCTGCGCTCCAGTTGGTAGGCCAGGACAGCCTCCTTGAACTTACGCTCGGGCGTTCGCGCGCTCTTCAGGTCGGCGAGCAACGTGTTCTTGATGACCTGCTGGGTGATGGAAGAACCGCCCTCCAGGTCGTTTTTCAGCAGGCCCTTGAGCAGCCCGCGCGCGATCCCGATGTAATCGACCCCGTGGTGCTCGAAGAAGCGGCGGTCCTCGCTCGTCACGATGGCTTTCTGGAGGGGAGGGCTGATCTCGCCGAGTTGCAGGAGGTGACGGTTTACGCTCTCGCCGCTGCCGAGGGTGGGCGTCAGCGTCCCCACGAGCTTGCCCGTGCGGTCGTACACGCGGGTCTGGCCGCTGAACTCCAGCACGTCGAGGTCCCCCACGCTCGGCAGGTCGCGCCCCCACATCCACCACAGGCCGCCCGCCCCCGCCGTTCCGAGCAGGAGCAGCACACCGAGGCCAGTGAAAAACCGCATGGCTCTCACTCTACCGGCCTTTGATGTGACGACCCGGGGCACGGGTCACGGTGGAAGGAGGGGCGGGGGCGAACATCTCACCGCCCAGGGTAGGGGGATGGGGAGGGCGCGTCATCCGCCGGAAGAATGAGGGAGGGGGGTTAGGCGGGGGTTAACGCGGGACAATCAGAGGTCGTAGCGAGCAGCTATGGCACGGAGAGCATCGAGAGTCGGCACGAGGTGTCCGTCACCAACCTCGCTCAGCCAACGGGCTTCCGGGCCAGGTCCCAGTCTCAACAATTTCAAGAGCGCTTCGAAGGAGACCCGGCGAACATCCTCGTCCAGATCATCTGTCAAGGCCCGAACGAGAGCATCATCCCACGCGTCTGCTTGTACGCCAAGGACAGCGGCAGCGGCCAGGCGTACATCCTCACGTGAGTCCGAAAGCAGCATGAAACGGACTTGCCCGAGCAGTTCGGCGGCGTCTGCCAGGTCGTAGTGAAACCCAACAAGCTCCAGCGCACCCAGGCGAATGAACCCATCAGGATGCTGGAGGGCACGGCTCAGGTGGGGCAGGAGGTCGCCGTCCTGCCCCTCGGCGAGCTGATGCACTGCGGGCCAGAGGGCGTTCCACTCTTCAGCAGGATTGCCTGTGGCCGCAGCCTCAAGCAGCCGTGCGAGGCGGTCCAGCGTCGTTTGCCGATCTGCAACCATGCAGCGTTTCTCCTCACACCTGGGCCGCAGTTATCCCCTGGAAAGCCCCTCACATTGACCGCCCGTCGTCCACCGGGTTGAACGTCTCTCCACGTTACAGCGCGCGTCCCCTCCTCTGCGCCGAAGAGCAGCGCCGCCCTACACTCCCCCCATGTCCCCCACCCTTCTCCTCGTCTCGGGCCTGCCCGCCTCCGGCAAGACGCACCTCGGCTCGCGGCTGGCGCGGGAACTGGGGTGGCCGTTCGTCAGCAAGGACGAGTACAAGCAGCTCCTGCACGACCATCTCCCCGAGCTGACGCGGGCGCAGGCGGGACCGCTGAGCTTCGGGATCATGTACCACGTGGCGGGCGTGATCCTCGCGGCGGGCGGGAGCGTGGTATTGGAGACGCATTTCTATCTGGGGCTGAGCGAGCCGAAGATCGAACGACTGGCCGACCCTCATGCCGCGCGGGTCGTTCAACTCTTCTGCGAGGCACCCCTCCCCGAGCTGAAGCGGCGACACGCCGAACGGGTGGCCTCGGGTGCCCGGCCCCACATCGACCTGCCGTTCGACCATGCGGAGTTGCCGGGGAACGCCTGCTGGTCTCCCCTGGCGCTGGACGCCGCACTGCTCCGGGTGGACACGACCACGCCCCTCGACCTGCCGGACCTCGCCCGGTGGGTCCGGCACAACGGCTGAGGGGAAGGCCCCACCCGGAACTCTTCCCCTCCTGCTGGCGACTGGAAGCTGGCCGCTTGTGTTACGCCCCGTACTTCTGCAACTTCAGCGCGTTCGCCATCAAGAGCGGCATGAGGTCGGTGCCGCGCCTCAGCCCCAGGCTCCCCCTCTGCGCCTCCTCCTCGGTGTAGCGCGCGGCGAGGTCCTTGCGGCCGTAGTCGCTGTGGATCAGGAGGGGGACCGGGTGCCAGGAGTGGCTCCTCAGCTTGCTCGGCGTGGAGTGGTCACCCACG is a window from the Deinococcus aestuarii genome containing:
- a CDS encoding uracil-xanthine permease family protein, whose product is MTQTADPAPPSAPTRPERRLVLGLQHSIAMFGATVLVPILVGLSPSVALFGAGVATLIFHLLTGGRVPIFLGSSFAFIAPTTLVVREFGPGAAAGGLIAAGAMYLLFSGLVKWFGTNRLLQVFPPVVTGPVIIVIGLGLSNVAVGQAKTNWWLALATLLAAVVASVFGRGLFRMIPILVGVVVGYLVALAAGQVTPDALAAIRAAPPLGLPDFHAPTLDWRAVAIIAPVAVVTFIEHVGDVIVNGRVVGQNFLQNPGLSRTLFADGIANMSSAALGGPAATTYAENTGVLALTRVYDPAVLRIGAVFAILFGCSPKLAAVLQSLPAGVLGGVSILLFGMIASVGIRTLAEARIDFAHSRNLIVVSLILVLGLGGAAFPIAVGGTTLTLSGMALAAVVGIVANLVLPAQRREVDGAEEGGRVLH
- a CDS encoding putative dsRNA-binding protein; this translates as MTGINPKGDLIARLAALGLGTPTFDATSEGPPHDLTFHATVTAAGRVLGEGEGRSKREAERAAAEAALAALDAGPGTAEGSGAWPIYAPVLAEALEVALELADDDAALDDVRREAARLYRDLLADLGHGPGEG
- a CDS encoding HAD family hydrolase, giving the protein MSLKLPTRPAGVLFDMDGVLMSNNPWHRQAWQEVAAELLGLTLSPHDLDTKVDGGRNPEIIERLTGKAPDADLAMRFHVAKETRYRDLARGQLREVAGLGEYLNALEERGVPFALVTSADAVNVEFGMEALGVGHRFGPRVLGEHVTRGKPHPEPFERGAALLGLDPKDCLAHEDAVNGVRSAAGAGCTVVALTTTASSEVLLAAGATVTVPDFTRWREWLA
- a CDS encoding YraN family protein, whose translation is MKGADAEDRAAAYLQALGREVVARNYRMPGGEIDLITREGETLVFTEVRQRKNARFGGAAESVTARKLALMHRAALTYLTREHGRDDLPCRLEVLTIDGAAQTGRVTLIPLDGA
- a CDS encoding hydroxyacid-oxoacid transhydrogenase, with the protein product MTAGEHETIFTIEATPVKFGAGAAHDAGWELARLGVRRAFVVVDPGVRGVAGPILESLRASGADLIEWDDVETEPSLDALNRAVAAAREANPDGFVAIGGGSAIDTAKVANLLTTHGGEIMDYVNPPVGGGRKPPSPLRPLLALPTTAGSGSEATTVAILDLPELGIKTGISHRTMRPTQAIVDPELTRSAPGAVIASAGLDVVCHAAESFLGRPYTSRPRPGSPDDRPPYQGSNPVADLWSAQAIRYGGEYLRRAVHDADDVEARGFMMLSATMAGVGFGSAGVHIPHACAYPLAGLRHVYRHPGYPGGKVFVPHGFSVIVTAPAAFRFTFDADPEKHVRAASFLTGEAYSPDDREALPNALISLMRDVGAPSGVRELGYAEADIPALVEGALKQQRLLAVAPKVPSGDDLAQILRDSMVNW
- a CDS encoding phosphotriesterase family protein, giving the protein MSAQTVTGPVEADQLGLTLPHEHVIFGYPGYQGDVTLGGFDREAVLTQCLQMAEAVKARGVRTVVDATPNECGRDPLFLREVSERSGLNILCSSGYYYEGEGGTTYFKFRFSLGAGVEEVYDMMLREVTEGIGGTGIRAGVLKLASSRDEITPYERVFFQAAARVQRETGVPIITHTQEGTQGPQQAELLVGEGADPNRVMIGHMDGNTDPDYHRETLRHGVNIALDRIGLQGIVGMPLDSDRLRVLEALLGDGYADRILLSHDSIWHWLGRPIPMPEMLLPAVKDWHPLHLFDDILPELERRGITRAQIEQMTVGNPARVFG
- a CDS encoding transglycosylase domain-containing protein, which translates into the protein MRFFTGLGVLLLLGTAGAGGLWWMWGRDLPSVGDLDVLEFSGQTRVYDRTGKLVGTLTPTLGSGESVNRHLLQLGEISPPLQKAIVTSEDRRFFEHHGVDYIGIARGLLKGLLKNDLEGGSSITQQVIKNTLLADLKSARTPERKFKEAVLAYQLERSFNKQQILNAYLNVIYWGDGGRSDIVGAETAARAYFKKSASDLNLAESVYLTTLVPAPNKRYKDFKAYRPLMRDLLDRMVEDGRVTRGQANVAWRTPIYPAGWRIGWNSDGTVRSAVLERPGRLQENMPRPPVQSAFHYLQAVERELIPLIGRKALYGGGKVFTGMDLQAQQSAEQASLNARLPEGATLGMALVNPANGEALALVGQKLTGGRPGDWNNATQARRQVGSSIKPLLYTLALEKGWKQSDVVLDSPIVGDYQPQNYDGRWTGRYVTMRYALDHSLNLPTVRIAQEIGLNTFEAKLRDLGLNPPANAGLPLSIGTLEASPLQMAAAYATFANGGLYYAPSLVRRVEDGRGQLLYTRPTPQAKRVWDARTAWLGLDMIRGVVNDLTEYQGGLATRAQIPGWDVGGKTGTTNDVKDLWFAGVTPLVAGAVWVGKQAGGPLPNWAYSGEIPTPVWQQAVSGALAGRSRQAFREPGGVTYRVVRQVEMAFREEEADAEQVAHDGGRQESGGGGFFGRRNRYTAPTPQPQPEIVTEPPVVEVPVEPVPQEEVPVGEPPTDESFTGDQGGFDSGPPVDVPFPEEPEPQPEENPRVEQGLSEPGLTETPEALPPTEPEPLPEVTPGEEGTPGDFSPPPDGFFQNGEDGSGGQDAPPTY
- a CDS encoding HEAT repeat domain-containing protein; this encodes MVADRQTTLDRLARLLEAAATGNPAEEWNALWPAVHQLAEGQDGDLLPHLSRALQHPDGFIRLGALELVGFHYDLADAAELLGQVRFMLLSDSREDVRLAAAAVLGVQADAWDDALVRALTDDLDEDVRRVSFEALLKLLRLGPGPEARWLSEVGDGHLVPTLDALRAIAARYDL
- a CDS encoding AAA family ATPase; translation: MSPTLLLVSGLPASGKTHLGSRLARELGWPFVSKDEYKQLLHDHLPELTRAQAGPLSFGIMYHVAGVILAAGGSVVLETHFYLGLSEPKIERLADPHAARVVQLFCEAPLPELKRRHAERVASGARPHIDLPFDHAELPGNACWSPLALDAALLRVDTTTPLDLPDLARWVRHNG